The following proteins are encoded in a genomic region of Deltaproteobacteria bacterium:
- a CDS encoding MaoC family dehydratase produces MGKYRVGMAEESSKEITHSDLSLYCAVSGDFNPIHFDPVYAKRSRFKGPIAHGMISACFVSGLMAMKLPGPGTIYLSQTLHFLSPVRVGDVITARAEIIEILEKGRLRLKTTCRKRDGSLVLDGEAVVIKPKA; encoded by the coding sequence ATGGGGAAATACCGAGTGGGAATGGCTGAGGAGAGTTCTAAAGAGATCACTCACTCTGATCTCTCTCTGTATTGCGCAGTGAGTGGTGATTTCAACCCAATCCACTTTGATCCAGTGTATGCCAAGAGGAGTAGGTTCAAAGGACCTATAGCACATGGAATGATTTCAGCATGTTTTGTATCAGGGCTAATGGCGATGAAGCTCCCAGGACCAGGAACAATTTATCTGTCTCAAACTTTGCATTTTTTGTCTCCAGTAAGGGTAGGCGATGTAATTACTGCTCGAGCTGAGATTATCGAGATACTCGAGAAGGGAAGACTGCGTCTGAAGACCACTTGTAGGAAGCGAGATGGAAGTCTAGTTTTGGATGGCGAGGCCGTGGTTATTAAGCCGAAGGCTTGA
- the nudC gene encoding NAD(+) diphosphatase has product MPFVLNIEPPSKETKTALWFLFHHQRLLVRCNKDSYAILRSPDLEELNLPLLKEQFFGSLDDRQCYLGEVEDATLRSDTFGFIGLRELFSSFEEDMIRAAGVANQLVHWSRNHRYCGRCGNTTEKKADERARICPRCGLINYPRLSPAMIVAVRKGDLILLAHSKRFPGKFYSVLAGFVEPGETLEECVKREVREEVGIEVKNVRYFGSQPWPFPDSLMIAFTAEYAGGEMRIDGSEIADAGWFSADLLPSIPPRISIARQLIDWFSGDVMSQG; this is encoded by the coding sequence ATGCCGTTTGTATTAAACATCGAACCGCCATCCAAAGAGACCAAGACGGCGCTGTGGTTTTTGTTTCATCATCAGCGCCTTCTGGTAAGATGTAATAAAGACAGTTATGCCATTCTCCGGTCACCGGACCTGGAAGAATTGAACCTGCCCCTGTTGAAGGAACAGTTTTTTGGCTCATTGGACGACCGACAATGTTATCTCGGAGAAGTGGAGGATGCAACCTTACGTTCCGATACCTTCGGATTCATAGGGCTTAGGGAACTCTTCTCCTCTTTTGAAGAGGATATGATCCGGGCCGCGGGCGTTGCGAACCAACTGGTACACTGGAGCCGGAACCATCGTTACTGCGGCAGATGCGGGAACACCACCGAAAAGAAGGCCGACGAACGGGCCAGGATCTGCCCCCGATGCGGTCTGATCAACTACCCGAGGCTTTCCCCGGCCATGATCGTGGCCGTGCGAAAGGGAGATCTGATTCTCCTTGCCCACTCAAAGCGATTTCCAGGAAAATTCTATAGCGTCCTTGCGGGATTTGTGGAACCCGGTGAAACCCTGGAGGAGTGCGTAAAGCGAGAAGTCCGGGAAGAGGTGGGAATCGAGGTCAAAAATGTTCGCTATTTCGGCAGCCAACCGTGGCCTTTCCCTGATTCTCTCATGATTGCCTTCACAGCCGAATACGCCGGGGGAGAAATGCGGATCGACGGTTCCGAGATTGCCGACGCGGGCTGGTTTTCAGCGGATCTTCTGCCTTCCATCCCTCCCAGAATAAGCATTGCCAGGCAGTTGATCGACTGGTTTTCCGGCGATGTAATGAGCCAAGGGTAA
- a CDS encoding flavodoxin family protein, which produces MKILGLNGSARQGGTVASLLRLVTEPLSVEHEIEWIDVCKLNMKFCTACMACRDKGRCVLPEDDAHIMANKIKDADALVVGTPTHWGNMCAPLKLLFDRNVPVFMGESPKGMPVPRQKGKRALVVTACTTPWPFNFILPESRGAIRAVREVLHYGGYKIVGTITKPGTKKSKEVSSFLETKARRLAKKLVKR; this is translated from the coding sequence TTGAAAATATTAGGTCTTAATGGAAGCGCGCGGCAGGGCGGAACAGTGGCTTCACTTCTCAGATTGGTGACGGAACCGCTATCTGTAGAGCATGAAATCGAGTGGATTGATGTATGTAAATTAAATATGAAATTTTGTACAGCATGCATGGCCTGCAGAGATAAAGGGAGATGCGTATTGCCTGAAGACGATGCGCATATCATGGCAAACAAAATTAAAGATGCCGATGCTCTAGTCGTCGGTACACCAACGCACTGGGGAAACATGTGCGCTCCGCTAAAACTGCTTTTCGATCGGAACGTCCCGGTGTTCATGGGTGAAAGCCCGAAAGGTATGCCTGTTCCGAGGCAGAAAGGAAAGCGTGCTTTGGTGGTTACTGCATGCACGACACCTTGGCCTTTCAACTTTATTCTTCCTGAGAGCAGAGGAGCCATTCGAGCGGTCAGAGAGGTTCTGCATTACGGGGGCTACAAGATTGTGGGAACAATAACGAAACCAGGGACCAAGAAGTCAAAGGAGGTTTCATCCTTTTTAGAGACAAAAGCGCGCCGTTTAGCGAAGAAGCTTGTAAAGAGATGA
- a CDS encoding class I SAM-dependent methyltransferase, with protein sequence MLSAKILTEIIHENVKLNLVEPNIYSVYSSGHMLGSYDKFGAAMIYNVVACNRFYNWLMWGYSTRDYVTLCKESLALSSEGWVLDLACGSLAFTAEIYANCSNRPLVFLDQSLKLLRKGKSRIERLNGNIPENMFFLHGDALQLPFKANVFNTIISLNLLHCVDDVRAVLRELKRTLADGGNSAITTLVQSSRWSTRYLNALSGSGALISRSADELLAVFDEMEIQTTHKIKGNLAFIKYG encoded by the coding sequence ATGTTATCTGCTAAAATATTGACAGAAATTATTCATGAAAATGTAAAACTAAATCTGGTCGAACCGAATATTTATTCTGTCTATTCATCAGGCCACATGCTTGGCTCCTATGACAAATTTGGCGCAGCCATGATCTATAACGTTGTGGCATGCAATCGGTTTTATAACTGGCTAATGTGGGGGTACTCCACAAGAGATTATGTCACCCTATGTAAAGAATCCCTTGCTTTGTCGTCTGAGGGTTGGGTTCTGGACCTGGCATGCGGTTCCTTGGCATTTACTGCTGAAATTTATGCAAATTGCTCGAATCGTCCTTTAGTGTTTCTGGATCAATCACTAAAGTTGTTGCGAAAAGGTAAATCTCGAATTGAAAGACTAAATGGAAATATACCTGAAAACATGTTTTTTTTGCACGGGGATGCACTTCAATTGCCTTTCAAAGCAAATGTTTTCAATACCATTATATCACTAAATCTTCTGCATTGTGTTGATGACGTAAGAGCTGTGCTAAGAGAATTGAAACGTACATTAGCAGATGGCGGAAATTCAGCAATAACCACGCTGGTACAGAGCAGCCGTTGGAGCACCCGCTATTTAAATGCGCTTTCCGGATCAGGAGCGCTCATTTCCCGAAGCGCAGATGAACTATTGGCCGTATTTGATGAAATGGAAATTCAAACAACCCATAAGATTAAGGGGAACTTGGCCTTTATCAAGTATGGATGA
- a CDS encoding adenylate/guanylate cyclase domain-containing protein → MFEIFSQTDKKTIYASPDSTILEAMLKAKINHIYVCGGNARCTTCRVHIMDGLGNCRPRNEKEEELAAKIGFPQNIRLACQTKISGNITIMRPVVDDLDIEIILKQFGNAPGTRLGIAKDLAILFTDIVNYTQFAETFPAYDVVHVLNRYYQTMNEIIVQHKGVISDVAGDGILALFGVIEDSENPVLDAINAVRAMNAALTAFNGYLDQMYSWSFGIRAGINFGKVIIGNFDTGMMHKISAIGDAVNLASRIETANKDFGTQLLISQRANEEIKGVVDTHRKYRATLKGKSGEYVLYEVEI, encoded by the coding sequence GTTCGAAATATTCTCTCAAACAGATAAGAAGACAATTTATGCGTCTCCGGACAGCACAATACTAGAGGCCATGCTCAAAGCCAAAATCAATCATATTTATGTATGTGGTGGCAATGCCCGGTGTACAACCTGCCGAGTCCATATCATGGACGGATTGGGGAATTGCCGGCCCAGAAATGAAAAAGAAGAGGAGTTGGCCGCGAAAATAGGATTTCCCCAGAATATTCGATTAGCTTGCCAAACCAAAATAAGTGGAAACATTACTATTATGCGCCCGGTTGTTGATGACTTGGATATCGAAATCATCTTAAAGCAATTTGGTAATGCGCCTGGCACCAGACTTGGAATCGCTAAGGATCTGGCGATCCTATTTACCGATATCGTAAACTATACCCAATTTGCTGAGACCTTTCCTGCGTATGACGTCGTCCATGTTCTGAATCGCTACTATCAAACGATGAACGAGATTATTGTGCAACATAAAGGTGTTATCAGCGATGTGGCGGGAGACGGAATCTTGGCGTTGTTTGGGGTAATAGAAGATAGCGAAAACCCTGTATTGGATGCCATCAATGCAGTTCGTGCTATGAACGCGGCTTTGACAGCGTTTAACGGGTATCTCGATCAAATGTATAGTTGGTCTTTTGGGATCAGGGCAGGAATAAACTTTGGAAAAGTCATTATAGGCAATTTTGATACGGGCATGATGCATAAAATTTCGGCTATCGGAGACGCAGTTAATTTGGCAAGTCGGATAGAAACTGCGAATAAGGATTTCGGTACACAACTGCTGATCTCGCAACGGGCCAATGAGGAAATAAAAGGGGTGGTGGATACACATAGAAAGTATCGCGCCACATTAAAAGGCAAGTCCGGTGAATATGTCCTCTATGAGGTTGAAATCTAA